The Amycolatopsis sp. NBC_01480 genome segment GCCGACGAACGCGCCCTGGATGCGCACCGGTTTGCCCGCGCCCATCGGCAGGTAGAGCGCGTCGCCCATGCCGATCAGCTTCTCGGCGCCCGGCTGGTCGAGGATGACCCGCGAGTCGGTCAGCGACGACGTCGCGAAGGCCAGCCGCGAGGGCACGTTCGTCTTGATCAGGCCGGTGACGACGTCGACCGACGGCCGCTGGGTCGCCAGCACCAGGTGGATGCCGGCCGCGCGCGCCTTCTGCGTGATCCGGACGATCGCGTCCTCGACGTCGCGCGGGGCGGTCATCATCAGGTCGGCCAGCTCGTCGACGATCGCCATGATGTACGGGTACGGCGCGTACACGCGCTCGCTGCCCGGCGGCGCGGTGATCTCGCCGGAGCGGACCTTCTTGTTGTAGTCGTCGATGTGCCGGACCTTGTTGACCTGCATGTCCTGGTACCGCTGCTCCATCTCCTCCACCAGCCAGGCCAGCGCGGCGGCGGCCTTCTTCGGCTGGGTGATGATGGGCGTGATCAGGTGCGGGATGCCCTCGTAGGGCGTCAGCTCGACCATCTTCGGGTCGATCAGGATCATCCGGCACTCGTCCGGGGTCGACCGCGCGAGCAGCGACACCAGCATCGAGTTGACGAAGCTGGACTTACCGGAGCCGGTCGAGCCCGCCACCAGGAGGTGGGGCATCTTCGTCAGGTTCGCGGTGACGAAGTGGCCCTCGATGTCCTTGCCCAGCCCGATCACCATCGGGTGGTTGTCCTTGACCGTGGTCGGCGCGCGCAGGACGTCGCCGAGGCGCACCATCTCGCGGTCGGAGTTCGGCACCTCGATGCCGACCGCGGACTTGCCCGGGATCGGCGCCAGCAGCCGGACGTTGTCGGTGGCCACGGCGTACGCGATGTTCTTGGTCAGCGCGGTGATCTTCTCGACCTTGACGCCCGGGCCCAGCTCGACCTCGTACCGGGTGACGGTCGGGCCGCGGGTGAAGCCGGTGACCTGCGCGTCGATGCTGAACTGCTCCAGCACGCCGGTGATCGCCTCGATCATGGCGTCGTTGGCCTTGCTGCGGGACTTGGGCACGTCGCCGAGCTTCAGCAGGTCCGGCGGCGGGAGCTGGTAGTCGCCCTCGACGGTGCGGGTCATCGCCAGCGGCGGCTCGGGGGCCTTCTTCGGCTTCTTCTCCGGCACCTCGGCGGCGGGCGTCGCCGGCTTGGGCTTCGGCGGGCGCAGCGGGGTGGGCGTCTCGGCCAGCGCGGCGTCGAGGTCCAGCTGCTCGCCGTCCTGCTCGCCGCGGCCCTGGCGACGGCGCGAAGGCTTGCGCAGCCGCGCGGCCTTCGGGTCGGCTTCGATGACCGCGTCGGCCTCGCGCTCGGCAGCGGCGGCCGCGTCGCGCTCCGCCTCGACGTCGGCGAGTTCCTCCTCGTCGAGGCCCCAGGTGCGCAGCCGGTGCGGGATCTCGCGCACCGGCGTGCCGGTGAACACCAGCACGCCGAACAGCAGCGCGAGGATCAGCAGCGGCACCGCGACCCAGGTGGTGACGCCCTGGGTGAGCAGCCCGCCGGAGAACCAGCCGATCACGCCGCCGGCGTACATCCGGCCGTCGTTGGTGTGCGGCAGCGCGGTGAAGATGTGCAGCATCCCGAGCACGGACAGGACCACCAGCAGGGTGCCGATGACCATCCGCGGCCGGGTCTCCGGGTCCGGCTCCGAGCGCATCAGCGCGACCGCGACCACGACCAGCACCAGGGGCAGCGTCACCGCGCCCGCGCCGAGCACCGTGCGCGTCGCGACCTCCACGGCGGCGCCGATCGGCCCGGCGGCCCGCCACCACACGCCCACGGCGGCGATGATCGCCAGCGCGATCAGGCCGAGCGCGAGCCCGTCACGACGGTGTTCGGCCTCCAGCTCGCGGGTGCGCCCGACCGTGCGGGCCAGCGTGCCGAGGCCCTTGGCCAGCAGGTTCCAGGTGCCGCGCACGCCCCGCCCGAACGCGCCGGAAGACGAACGCTTTCGCGAAGCCGGCCTGCGCGCCGACGAAGAAGGCCTCCGGGAGGAAGACGACGGGCGCGAACGCGAGCCGGAGCCCGCCGACCGCGGCTTGGCCGGGGTACGCGAACCACGCGCCGGTGCCTTCCCGCCGCTGCTCGAACTGCTCCGCTTTCTCGTCGCCGACCCAGCCATGCCTCCACGGTAACGGGCCGGGGCCGATAGTCCCATGCGCCACTCTCAGCACAGGCGAAACAATCGCCTCGGCCGGCACGCGTGCGGGGGCACCCGGATTCAGCCCCCTGCTGCCGGAACCACCCCATCGGGGGTACCCGCCGCCATGGCAAACTCTGCGCATGTTCGCGCTGCAGCAGGACGATCCCCCGGCTCCGCGCCGCGCCCCGGCGATCTGGCGGACGATGCTGAACATCGACCGCGGCCTGGTCAACATGGTCGGCAAGCTGACCGTGTCCGGCTCGATCCCGCCCGCGCTGCGCGGCCGCCCGCTGCTGATGGCGGCGAACCACATCGGCGTGTTCGACGCGTTCGTGCTGATGGCCGCGTGCAAGCGGATCGGCATCAACCCGCGGTTCATGCTGGCCGGCGGCATCCTCGACGCGCCGCTGATCGGCCCGGCGCTGCGCGTCAGCGGGCACCTGCGGGTGGACCGCCAGGTGGCGGCGACCGCGGTCGGGCAGTTCGCCGAGGCCGTGGAGCAGCTCCGCACCACCCGCGAGCCGATCATCGTCTACCCCGAGGGCCGGATCAGCCACGATCCCGGCCTGTGGCCGGAGCGCGGCAAGACCGGCGCGGCGCGGCTGGCGCTGGCCGCGGACGTGCCGGTGATCCCGATCAGCCAGTGGGGCGCGCACGAGGCCGTGTATTGGGGCACCGAGACCGTGAACGGACCGGCCGACCTGGTGCCGCTGGCCCGTTCCGGGCTGAGTGCGCCGTTGCGGCGGCCGCGGTTCAAGGTGCACTTCGGCGATCCCGTCGACCTGTCCGGGGTCGAGCCGGAACGGCCGGGCGCCGGCGTGCGCGCGCACGCCAAGATCATGCAGGCCATCACCGACGGACTGGTGCCGCTGCGCCGCGACGAGCCCGTGCGGCCGCGGTTCACCGACCCGACCCGGCCGACGGACACCGTCAGCCCGTGGAAGCCGGGGCAGGCCAAGCCGTCGCGGTGACGGCCGCGTTCCGGATCATGGGACCGGGCCGGCGCCTGGCCTAGAGTCGCGAGGCGTGAGCACACGCATT includes the following:
- a CDS encoding FtsK/SpoIIIE family DNA translocase, whose amino-acid sequence is MRGTWNLLAKGLGTLARTVGRTRELEAEHRRDGLALGLIALAIIAAVGVWWRAAGPIGAAVEVATRTVLGAGAVTLPLVLVVVAVALMRSEPDPETRPRMVIGTLLVVLSVLGMLHIFTALPHTNDGRMYAGGVIGWFSGGLLTQGVTTWVAVPLLILALLFGVLVFTGTPVREIPHRLRTWGLDEEELADVEAERDAAAAAEREADAVIEADPKAARLRKPSRRRQGRGEQDGEQLDLDAALAETPTPLRPPKPKPATPAAEVPEKKPKKAPEPPLAMTRTVEGDYQLPPPDLLKLGDVPKSRSKANDAMIEAITGVLEQFSIDAQVTGFTRGPTVTRYEVELGPGVKVEKITALTKNIAYAVATDNVRLLAPIPGKSAVGIEVPNSDREMVRLGDVLRAPTTVKDNHPMVIGLGKDIEGHFVTANLTKMPHLLVAGSTGSGKSSFVNSMLVSLLARSTPDECRMILIDPKMVELTPYEGIPHLITPIITQPKKAAAALAWLVEEMEQRYQDMQVNKVRHIDDYNKKVRSGEITAPPGSERVYAPYPYIMAIVDELADLMMTAPRDVEDAIVRITQKARAAGIHLVLATQRPSVDVVTGLIKTNVPSRLAFATSSLTDSRVILDQPGAEKLIGMGDALYLPMGAGKPVRIQGAFVGDEEIAAVVNYAKEQAQPEYQDGVTAQKAGEKKEIDPDIGDDLDVLLQAAELIVTSQFGSTSMLQRKLRVGFAKAGRLMDLLESRGVVGPSEGSKARDVLIKPEELESVLFMIRGGDAPEPAGEDEEF
- a CDS encoding lysophospholipid acyltransferase family protein, which translates into the protein MFALQQDDPPAPRRAPAIWRTMLNIDRGLVNMVGKLTVSGSIPPALRGRPLLMAANHIGVFDAFVLMAACKRIGINPRFMLAGGILDAPLIGPALRVSGHLRVDRQVAATAVGQFAEAVEQLRTTREPIIVYPEGRISHDPGLWPERGKTGAARLALAADVPVIPISQWGAHEAVYWGTETVNGPADLVPLARSGLSAPLRRPRFKVHFGDPVDLSGVEPERPGAGVRAHAKIMQAITDGLVPLRRDEPVRPRFTDPTRPTDTVSPWKPGQAKPSR